One Mycolicibacterium pulveris genomic region harbors:
- a CDS encoding TetR/AcrR family transcriptional regulator → MRTHGWSGSTPATDDEAINRILDAAGKAIDARGAEFSIADVARTLGVTRQTVYRYFPSTDALLQASAQRAATDFLDRLAEHLQGITDPREAVAEGIATALEWIPKDKHIGLLLMPGRASDFSQTVTSDVALRFADAMLRRFDVDWAALGFDDDDLDDLAEHLLRIIQSFVIDPGRPPRQGVELRDYLRRWVGAALPTQ, encoded by the coding sequence GTGCGCACCCACGGTTGGTCCGGTTCGACGCCCGCGACCGACGACGAGGCCATCAACCGGATCCTCGACGCCGCGGGCAAGGCGATCGACGCACGTGGCGCGGAGTTCTCCATCGCCGACGTGGCCCGCACCCTGGGGGTGACCCGGCAGACGGTGTACCGCTATTTCCCCAGCACCGACGCCTTGCTGCAGGCCTCGGCGCAACGCGCGGCCACCGACTTCCTCGACCGGCTGGCCGAGCACCTGCAGGGGATCACCGATCCGCGGGAGGCGGTCGCCGAGGGCATCGCCACCGCACTGGAGTGGATCCCCAAGGACAAACACATCGGCCTGCTGCTCATGCCGGGCAGGGCCAGCGACTTCAGCCAGACGGTGACGTCCGACGTGGCGCTGCGGTTCGCCGACGCGATGCTGCGCCGGTTCGACGTCGACTGGGCCGCGCTGGGGTTCGACGACGACGATCTCGACGACCTGGCCGAGCACCTGCTGCGGATCATCCAGTCCTTCGTCATCGACCCCGGCCGGCCACCGCGGCAGGGCGTCGAGCTGCGCGATTACCTGCGACGGTGGGTTGGTGCGGCACTACCAACGCAGTAA
- a CDS encoding cytochrome P450 has translation MTRSTCPFSPGWDFTDPDILLKGIPVAEFAELRKTAPVWWNEQPESIFDDGGYWVVSRHEDIKAISRDSDRWSTNRKGVVMRLPDGTTPDQLELTKALLINHDPPEHTRLRKIISRLFTPRAVATLEEKLAVAARKIVAAAKEKETGNFVDDIAMGLPLQAIADLIGVPEADRQKLFHWTNSIMNTDDPDYETDYAAANAELMGYAYAMAEERRRCPADDIVTRLVEADIEGEGLQDVEFAFFVILLAVAGNETTRNAMTHGMNAFFENPDQWELFKRERPETTADEIVRWATPVHCFQRTALVDTEIGGVTVREGQRAGMFYSSANYDEAVFESPFRFDISRDPNPHLGFGGHGAHYCIGANLARMEIKLIFNEIAEQIPDIAKLSEPQRLRSGWINGVKDLQVSYRG, from the coding sequence ATGACGCGGAGCACATGCCCGTTCTCGCCGGGCTGGGATTTCACCGACCCCGACATCCTTCTCAAGGGCATCCCCGTCGCCGAGTTCGCCGAGCTGCGCAAGACCGCCCCGGTGTGGTGGAACGAGCAGCCCGAGTCGATCTTCGACGACGGCGGGTACTGGGTGGTCAGCCGCCATGAGGACATCAAGGCGATTTCACGCGACAGCGACCGGTGGTCGACCAACCGCAAGGGCGTCGTCATGCGGCTGCCCGACGGCACCACGCCCGATCAGCTGGAGTTGACCAAGGCGCTGCTGATCAACCACGACCCGCCCGAGCACACCCGGCTGCGCAAGATCATTTCGCGGTTGTTCACCCCGCGTGCGGTGGCGACCCTGGAGGAGAAGCTCGCCGTCGCGGCGCGCAAGATCGTGGCTGCCGCCAAGGAAAAGGAAACCGGCAACTTCGTCGACGACATCGCGATGGGCCTGCCGCTGCAGGCGATCGCCGACCTGATCGGCGTTCCCGAGGCCGACCGTCAGAAGTTGTTCCACTGGACCAACTCGATCATGAACACCGACGATCCGGACTACGAAACCGATTACGCGGCCGCCAATGCCGAGCTGATGGGTTACGCCTACGCGATGGCCGAGGAACGCCGCCGCTGCCCGGCCGACGACATCGTCACCCGGCTCGTCGAGGCCGACATCGAGGGCGAGGGCCTCCAGGACGTCGAGTTCGCCTTCTTCGTCATCCTGTTGGCGGTGGCGGGCAACGAGACGACGCGCAACGCGATGACCCACGGGATGAACGCGTTCTTCGAAAACCCCGACCAGTGGGAGCTGTTCAAGCGGGAACGGCCGGAGACCACCGCCGACGAGATCGTGCGCTGGGCCACGCCGGTGCACTGCTTCCAGCGAACCGCGTTGGTGGACACCGAAATCGGTGGCGTCACGGTCCGCGAGGGTCAGCGCGCCGGGATGTTCTACAGCTCGGCCAACTACGACGAGGCCGTATTCGAGTCGCCCTTCCGGTTCGACATCAGCCGTGACCCCAACCCCCATCTGGGGTTCGGCGGCCACGGCGCGCACTACTGCATCGGGGCGAACCTGGCCCGCATGGAGATCAAGCTGATCTTCAACGAGATCGCCGAACAGATTCCCGACATCGCCAAACTGTCTGAACCACAACGTCTTCGGTCGGGATGGATCAACGGCGTCAAGGATCTGCAGGTGTCGTACCGCGGCTGA
- the purD gene encoding phosphoribosylamine--glycine ligase, with the protein MRVLVIGSGAREHALLLALRRDPEVEALAIAPGNAGTAAIAEQHDVDITSGEAVAQLARQIGADLVVIGPEVPLVLGVADAVREAGIACFGPTKDAARIEGSKAFAKDVMSAAGVRTARSEIVDNPARLDAALDRFGPPGGDAAWVVKDDGLAAGKGVVVTTDRDVARAHAAGLLEAGHPVLLESFLDGPEVSLFCVVDGETVVPLLAAQDFKRVGDNDTGPNTGGMGAYAPLPWLPAEVVDQIVNGIVKPVAAELVRRGCPFSGLLYAGLAITSQGPAVVEFNCRFGDPETQSVLALLESPLGQLLRAAATGSLAEVPPLKWRDGAAVTVVLAAENYPSRPRVGDVIVGSEADGVLHAGTARRDDGAIVSCGGRVLSVVGTGPDLTAARAAAYQLIESIRLPGSHFRTDIGLAAADGRIAI; encoded by the coding sequence GTGCGTGTCCTGGTGATCGGGTCCGGAGCCCGTGAACATGCGTTGCTGCTCGCCCTGCGTCGAGACCCGGAGGTCGAGGCGCTGGCCATCGCTCCCGGCAACGCCGGCACGGCGGCGATCGCCGAACAGCACGACGTCGACATCACCTCGGGTGAGGCCGTCGCCCAACTGGCCCGGCAGATCGGGGCCGACCTGGTGGTCATCGGCCCCGAGGTGCCGCTGGTGCTCGGCGTGGCCGACGCCGTGCGCGAAGCGGGTATCGCTTGCTTCGGGCCGACCAAGGATGCCGCACGCATCGAGGGCTCCAAGGCGTTCGCCAAGGACGTGATGTCCGCGGCCGGGGTGCGCACCGCGCGCAGCGAGATCGTGGACAACCCGGCCCGGCTGGACGCGGCGCTGGACCGCTTCGGGCCGCCGGGCGGCGACGCGGCCTGGGTGGTCAAGGACGACGGGCTCGCCGCGGGCAAGGGCGTCGTGGTGACCACCGACCGCGACGTGGCCCGCGCGCACGCGGCCGGCCTGCTGGAGGCCGGACACCCGGTGCTGCTCGAATCGTTTCTCGACGGCCCCGAGGTGTCGCTGTTCTGCGTCGTCGACGGCGAGACGGTGGTGCCGCTGCTGGCGGCCCAGGACTTCAAACGCGTCGGCGACAACGACACCGGGCCCAACACGGGCGGCATGGGCGCCTACGCGCCGCTGCCGTGGCTGCCCGCCGAGGTCGTCGACCAGATCGTCAACGGCATCGTGAAACCCGTTGCCGCGGAGCTGGTTCGTCGGGGCTGTCCCTTCTCCGGACTGCTCTACGCCGGGCTGGCGATCACATCGCAGGGCCCGGCGGTCGTCGAATTCAACTGCCGCTTCGGCGATCCCGAGACGCAGTCGGTGCTGGCTCTGCTGGAGAGCCCGCTGGGTCAGCTGCTGCGCGCCGCCGCCACGGGCTCGCTTGCCGAGGTGCCGCCGCTGAAGTGGCGCGACGGCGCCGCGGTGACGGTCGTGCTTGCCGCGGAGAACTATCCGAGCCGGCCCCGGGTGGGCGACGTCATCGTCGGGTCCGAGGCCGACGGGGTGCTGCACGCGGGCACCGCCCGCCGCGACGACGGCGCGATCGTGTCCTGCGGCGGCAGGGTGTTGTCGGTGGTGGGCACCGGCCCCGACCTGACCGCCGCCCGCGCCGCCGCATACCAGTTGATCGAATCGATCCGGTTGCCTGGCAGTCACTTTCGTACCGACATCGGGCTGGCGGCGGCCGACGGCCGGATCGCCATTTAG
- a CDS encoding alpha/beta hydrolase — MSAMSELSRRALLRLGVGVAGVAAGVAAFSRSPAANAAPTYAEGSFVSAARGGVTTSWAIARPPGQTGALRPVIALHGKGSDAATVMAGGVEQGLAQAVAAGLPPVAVVAVDGGGSYWHKRASGEDSGAMVLDELIPMLGEHGIDTSRVAFLGWSMGGYGALLLGARLGPARTAAICAVSPALWTSAGAAAPGAFDSAADYAANSVWGLPELGRIPIRIDCGNSDPFYSATKQFIAQLPTPPAGGFSPGGHDAGFWSAQLPAELTWIAPLLAG; from the coding sequence ATGTCGGCCATGTCCGAACTGAGCCGCCGCGCGCTTCTGCGTCTCGGTGTCGGTGTGGCGGGCGTGGCCGCTGGGGTGGCCGCGTTTTCGCGCTCGCCCGCCGCGAACGCCGCCCCGACCTATGCCGAAGGGTCGTTCGTCTCGGCGGCCCGCGGCGGTGTGACCACCAGTTGGGCGATCGCCCGCCCACCGGGACAGACCGGCGCGCTGCGGCCGGTCATCGCCCTGCACGGAAAGGGCAGCGACGCCGCGACCGTGATGGCAGGCGGCGTGGAGCAGGGGCTGGCCCAGGCCGTGGCGGCAGGCCTGCCGCCGGTTGCGGTGGTGGCGGTCGACGGGGGCGGAAGCTACTGGCACAAGCGCGCATCCGGTGAGGACTCCGGCGCGATGGTGCTCGACGAACTCATCCCGATGCTGGGCGAGCACGGGATCGACACCTCGCGGGTCGCGTTCCTCGGCTGGTCGATGGGCGGCTATGGCGCGCTTCTGCTCGGCGCCCGCCTGGGGCCGGCCCGCACCGCGGCCATCTGCGCGGTGAGCCCGGCGCTGTGGACCTCCGCCGGTGCGGCGGCTCCTGGAGCGTTCGACAGCGCCGCCGACTACGCCGCCAACAGCGTGTGGGGCTTACCGGAACTCGGCCGGATTCCGATCCGGATCGACTGCGGCAACAGCGATCCGTTCTATTCGGCGACCAAGCAGTTCATCGCCCAGCTGCCCACCCCGCCTGCGGGTGGGTTCTCCCCTGGCGGGCACGACGCCGGGTTCTGGAGTGCGCAGCTTCCGGCCGAGCTGACGTGGATCGCGCCGCTACTGGCCGGCTGA
- a CDS encoding TetR/AcrR family transcriptional regulator — protein sequence MLMVTAAVTPKGERRRCALVSAAADLLCEGGFDAVRHRAVARRAGLPLASTTYYFSSLDDLIAKAVEHVGERETEQLRARVAMLPRRRRGAESTAAILVDLLVDDAVGQPVSERLISRYERYIACARQPMLRDIQRQILRQRTDAVIEVIERSGRSVRAEYLTALVNAVDGAVVAALVGDGEGPRASARATLIDVIDVLAPVDERIA from the coding sequence ATGCTAATGGTGACGGCAGCAGTCACTCCCAAGGGAGAACGTCGGCGGTGCGCGCTGGTCAGCGCCGCTGCCGATCTGCTGTGCGAGGGCGGCTTCGACGCGGTGCGGCACCGCGCGGTGGCCCGTCGCGCCGGGTTGCCGTTGGCGTCGACGACGTACTACTTCTCCTCGCTCGACGATCTGATCGCCAAGGCCGTCGAGCACGTGGGGGAGCGCGAAACCGAGCAGTTGCGGGCCAGGGTAGCGATGCTGCCGCGGCGCCGTCGCGGTGCGGAGTCGACGGCCGCGATCCTGGTCGATCTGCTGGTCGACGACGCCGTCGGGCAGCCGGTGAGCGAGCGGCTGATCTCCCGTTACGAGCGCTACATCGCCTGCGCTCGCCAGCCGATGCTGCGCGACATCCAACGGCAGATTCTGCGGCAACGCACCGACGCCGTCATCGAGGTCATCGAACGGTCCGGCCGGTCGGTTCGCGCCGAATACCTGACGGCGTTGGTCAACGCCGTCGACGGGGCGGTGGTGGCGGCTCTCGTCGGCGACGGCGAGGGTCCTCGCGCATCGGCGCGCGCCACGCTCATCGATGTGATCGACGTGCTGGCGCCTGTCGACGAGCGGATCGCGTAG
- a CDS encoding APC family permease — MGAPHTTEQQPELRRVMGPGLLLIFVVGDILGTGVYALTGDVAGEVGGAAWLPFLVAFLIATVTAFSYLELVTKYPQAAGAALYVHKAFGIQFVTFLVAFVVMCSGITSASTASRFFAANFDTGFGLGWGKLGIAVIALLFMALLAMVNLRGVGESVKLNVALTIVEATGLMLVLFVGLWALTRGLDVDFARVVAFETATDKNAFMAVTAATSLAFFAMVGFEDSVNMAEETKDPVNVFPKVLLSGLTIAGVVYILVSIVAVTLVPVGTLAASDTPLVDVVRAGAPNLPIEEIFPFISMFAVSNTALINMLMASRLIYGMARQRVLPPVLGVVHPRTRTPWVAIVFTTSIAFGLIFYVSVFASSTAISVLGGTTSLLLLAVFAMVNVAVLVLRRDERRDGEHFRTPTVLPVVGFVTSLYLVTPLSGRPAQQYILALVLVGVGIVLFFVTMVINRRISVKNAGLFNETHLADAPD, encoded by the coding sequence ATGGGCGCACCGCACACCACCGAACAGCAACCGGAACTACGACGAGTGATGGGCCCCGGCCTGTTGCTGATCTTCGTCGTCGGCGACATCCTGGGCACGGGCGTCTACGCGCTGACGGGTGACGTCGCGGGCGAAGTCGGTGGGGCGGCGTGGCTTCCGTTTCTCGTCGCGTTCCTCATCGCGACCGTCACCGCGTTCAGCTACCTGGAGTTGGTGACCAAGTATCCACAGGCGGCGGGCGCTGCGCTGTACGTGCACAAGGCATTTGGCATCCAGTTCGTCACGTTCCTGGTGGCGTTCGTGGTGATGTGTTCCGGCATCACCTCGGCGTCCACCGCCTCGCGGTTCTTCGCCGCCAACTTCGACACCGGGTTCGGGCTGGGCTGGGGCAAACTCGGGATCGCCGTCATCGCACTGCTGTTCATGGCGCTGCTGGCGATGGTCAACCTGCGTGGTGTCGGCGAGAGCGTGAAACTCAATGTGGCGCTGACGATTGTCGAGGCGACCGGCCTGATGCTGGTGCTCTTCGTCGGGTTGTGGGCGCTCACCCGAGGGCTCGACGTCGACTTCGCCAGGGTGGTCGCGTTCGAGACCGCGACCGACAAGAACGCGTTCATGGCCGTCACCGCCGCGACGTCGCTGGCGTTCTTCGCGATGGTGGGTTTCGAGGACTCGGTGAACATGGCCGAGGAGACCAAGGATCCGGTGAACGTCTTTCCCAAGGTGCTGCTTTCGGGTCTGACGATCGCCGGCGTCGTCTACATCCTGGTGTCGATCGTCGCGGTGACGCTGGTGCCGGTGGGCACGCTGGCCGCCAGTGACACCCCGCTGGTGGACGTGGTCCGGGCCGGTGCCCCGAACCTGCCGATCGAGGAGATCTTTCCGTTCATCTCGATGTTCGCGGTGTCCAACACCGCGCTGATCAACATGCTGATGGCCAGCCGGTTGATTTACGGCATGGCGCGTCAGCGCGTGCTGCCGCCGGTGCTCGGGGTGGTGCATCCGCGCACCCGCACACCCTGGGTGGCGATCGTGTTCACCACGTCGATCGCGTTCGGGCTGATCTTCTACGTGTCGGTGTTCGCCAGTTCGACCGCGATCTCCGTGTTGGGCGGCACCACGTCGCTGTTGTTGCTCGCGGTGTTCGCGATGGTCAACGTGGCGGTGCTGGTGCTGCGGCGCGACGAGCGCCGCGACGGTGAGCATTTCCGGACCCCGACCGTGCTGCCGGTGGTCGGCTTTGTCACGTCGCTGTACCTGGTGACGCCGCTGTCGGGCCGGCCGGCCCAGCAGTACATCCTGGCGTTGGTCCTGGTCGGGGTCGGCATCGTGCTGTTCTTCGTCACCATGGTGATCAACCGCCGCATCAGTGTGAAGAACGCGGGGCTGTTCAACGAGACGCACCTGGCCGACGCGCCGGACTAG
- the purB gene encoding adenylosuccinate lyase, with protein MTIPNVLASRYASEEMVAIWSPEAKIVAERRLWLAVLRAQMELGVEVPSAVLSDYERVLEEVDLASIAARERVLRHDVKARIEEFNALAGHEHVHKGMTSRDLTENVEQLQIRRSLELAHAHGVAVVARLAERAISYRDLVMAGRSHNVAAQATTLGKRFASAAEEMLLALQRLRALIDRYPLRGIKGPMGTAQDMLDLFDGDTSRLADLERRVAEFLGFTELFSSVGQVYPRSLDHDVISALVQLGAAPSSLAHTIRLMAGHELVTEGFAPGQVGSSAMPHKMNTRSCERVNGLQVVLRGYASMAAELAGAQWNEGDVFCSVVRRVALPDAFFAVDGQIETFLTVLDEFGAYPAVIQRELNRYLPFLATTRILIAAVRAGMGREAAHEVIKEHAVAVALAMREKGAEPDLLDRLAADPRLPLDRPALDAALADKQAFTGAAGDQVDRVVEAVDELVSRYPEAAKYTSGAIL; from the coding sequence GTGACGATCCCGAACGTGCTGGCCAGCAGGTACGCCAGCGAGGAGATGGTGGCCATCTGGTCGCCGGAGGCCAAGATCGTCGCGGAGCGTCGGCTCTGGCTGGCGGTGCTGCGGGCGCAGATGGAACTGGGGGTCGAGGTGCCTTCCGCTGTTCTGTCCGACTACGAGCGGGTGCTCGAGGAGGTCGACCTCGCGTCGATCGCGGCGCGGGAACGGGTGCTGCGCCACGACGTCAAGGCACGCATCGAGGAGTTCAACGCGCTGGCCGGCCACGAGCACGTGCACAAGGGCATGACGAGCCGCGACCTCACCGAGAACGTCGAGCAGCTTCAGATCCGCCGGTCCCTGGAGTTGGCGCATGCACACGGCGTCGCCGTGGTGGCCCGGCTGGCCGAGCGGGCGATCAGCTACCGCGACCTGGTGATGGCCGGGCGCAGCCACAACGTCGCGGCGCAGGCCACCACGCTCGGCAAGCGGTTCGCCTCGGCCGCCGAGGAGATGCTGCTCGCGCTGCAGCGGCTGCGCGCGTTGATCGACCGCTATCCGCTGCGCGGGATCAAGGGCCCGATGGGCACCGCACAGGACATGCTCGACCTGTTCGACGGGGACACCTCCCGGCTGGCCGACCTGGAGCGTCGGGTCGCCGAATTCCTGGGCTTCACCGAGCTTTTCAGCAGCGTCGGGCAGGTGTATCCGCGGTCGCTGGACCACGATGTGATCTCGGCGCTGGTGCAGCTCGGAGCGGCGCCATCCTCGCTGGCGCACACCATCCGATTGATGGCGGGCCATGAGCTGGTGACCGAGGGGTTCGCGCCGGGCCAGGTTGGCTCCTCGGCCATGCCGCACAAGATGAACACCCGGTCGTGTGAGCGGGTGAACGGGCTGCAGGTGGTGCTGCGCGGCTACGCCTCGATGGCGGCCGAACTCGCAGGCGCCCAATGGAATGAGGGCGACGTGTTCTGCTCGGTGGTGCGCCGGGTGGCGCTGCCCGACGCGTTCTTCGCCGTCGACGGGCAGATCGAGACGTTCCTGACCGTGCTCGACGAGTTCGGCGCCTATCCGGCCGTGATCCAGCGCGAGCTCAACCGCTATCTGCCGTTCCTGGCCACCACCCGGATCCTGATCGCCGCGGTGCGCGCCGGAATGGGCCGTGAGGCAGCGCACGAGGTGATCAAAGAACACGCCGTGGCCGTCGCACTCGCCATGCGGGAGAAGGGCGCCGAGCCCGACCTGCTCGACCGGCTCGCCGCCGATCCGCGGCTGCCGCTGGACCGGCCCGCCCTGGACGCCGCGCTGGCCGACAAGCAGGCCTTCACCGGTGCGGCCGGCGACCAGGTCGACCGGGTCGTCGAGGCGGTCGACGAGTTGGTCAGCCGCTACCCCGAGGCGGCCAAGTACACCTCCGGTGCCATCCTGTGA
- a CDS encoding cytochrome P450: protein MTSSPGLDRIDFTDLDNFANGFPHDLFTVHRREAPVYWHEPTEHTPDGEGFWSVATHAETLAVLRDPATYSSVTGGDRPYGGTLLQDLSIAGQVLNMMDDPRHAEVRRLVSSGLTPRMIRRVEDDLRARARRLLDAVAPGEPLDFLVDIAAELPMQMICILLGVPESERHWLFHAIEPQFDFGQARRAELGQVGQMSAEEAGSRMYTYGQELIASKRAQPTDDMLSVVANATLDEGLSVPLSEIELYLFFSLLFSAGAETTRNAVAGGLLALIEHPDQFAALRADLDQLPTAVEEMVRWTSPSPSKRRTATRDTELAGRQISAGQKVQVWEGSANRDPAVFTSPDTFDITRKPNPHLGFGHGVHYCLGANLARLELRVLFEELLTRFSSARLVKPVEWTRSNRHTGIRHLVVELRA from the coding sequence GTGACGTCGAGTCCGGGGTTGGACCGGATCGACTTCACCGATCTGGACAACTTCGCCAACGGCTTTCCGCACGACTTGTTCACCGTGCACCGGCGTGAGGCCCCGGTGTACTGGCACGAACCCACCGAGCACACCCCTGACGGTGAGGGCTTCTGGTCGGTGGCCACCCACGCTGAAACCCTTGCCGTGCTTCGTGATCCGGCGACATATTCGTCGGTGACCGGCGGTGACCGGCCGTACGGGGGCACGCTGCTGCAGGATCTGTCGATCGCCGGGCAGGTCCTCAATATGATGGACGACCCGCGACATGCCGAGGTCCGGCGGCTGGTCAGTTCCGGTCTCACCCCGCGGATGATCCGCCGTGTCGAGGACGATCTGCGGGCCAGGGCCCGACGGCTGCTGGACGCGGTGGCGCCGGGTGAGCCGCTCGACTTCCTGGTCGACATCGCCGCCGAACTGCCGATGCAGATGATCTGCATTCTGCTGGGAGTGCCTGAATCCGAACGGCATTGGCTGTTTCACGCCATCGAACCGCAGTTCGACTTCGGTCAGGCCCGCCGGGCCGAACTGGGACAGGTCGGCCAGATGTCGGCCGAGGAAGCCGGCTCCCGGATGTACACCTACGGCCAGGAGCTGATCGCGTCCAAGCGCGCCCAACCCACCGACGACATGCTGTCCGTCGTCGCCAACGCCACGCTCGACGAGGGCTTGTCTGTTCCCCTTTCGGAGATCGAACTGTATCTGTTCTTCAGCCTGCTGTTCAGCGCGGGAGCCGAGACCACCCGCAACGCGGTGGCGGGCGGGCTGCTCGCGTTGATCGAGCACCCCGACCAATTCGCAGCGCTGCGCGCCGATCTGGATCAGCTGCCCACGGCGGTCGAAGAGATGGTGCGCTGGACGTCGCCGTCGCCGTCGAAGCGGCGCACCGCGACCCGTGACACCGAACTGGCGGGCAGGCAGATCAGCGCCGGCCAGAAGGTGCAGGTCTGGGAGGGCTCGGCCAACCGGGACCCGGCGGTGTTCACGTCGCCAGACACATTCGATATCACCCGTAAGCCTAACCCGCACTTGGGGTTCGGACACGGTGTGCATTACTGTCTCGGCGCCAACCTGGCTCGGCTGGAGCTTCGCGTGCTGTTCGAGGAACTGCTGACCCGGTTCTCGTCGGCGCGCCTGGTCAAGCCGGTGGAGTGGACACGCAGCAACCGGCACACGGGTATTCGGCATTTGGTGGTCGAGCTGCGCGCGTGA